One genomic region from uncultured Subdoligranulum sp. encodes:
- the pckA gene encoding phosphoenolpyruvate carboxykinase (ATP), producing MAKLDLTKYGISGTTEIVHNPSYDELFAEETKPGLEGYEKGRVSELGAVDVMTGIYTGRSPKDKFIVMDENSKDTVWWTSEGYKNDNKPASKEAWDACKKLAINELSNKRLFVVDAFCGANKDTRMAIRFIMEVAWQAHFVTNMFIKPTAEELENFEPDFVVYNASKAKVENYKELGLNSETAVVFNITSREQVILNTWYGGEMKKGMFSMMNYFLPLKGIASMHCSANTDLNGENTAIFFGLSGTGKTTLSTDPKRLLIGDDEHGWDDNGVFNFEGGCYAKVINLDKESEPDIYNAIKRNALLENVTLDENGKIDFDDKSVTENTRVSYPIDHIEKIVRPVSAAPAAKNVIFLSADAFGVLPPVSILTPEQTEYYFLSGFTAKLAGTERGITEPTPTFSACFGQAFLELHPTKYAEELVKKMKKSGAKAYLVNTGWNGTGKRISIKDTRGIIDAILDGSIKTAPTKTIPYFNFEVPTELPGVDPKILDPRDTYAEASQWEEKAKDLASRFQKNFVKYESNEAGKALVAAGPQL from the coding sequence ATGGCAAAGCTGGATCTGACCAAGTATGGTATCAGCGGCACGACCGAGATCGTGCACAACCCCTCTTATGACGAACTCTTCGCAGAAGAGACCAAGCCCGGCCTGGAAGGCTACGAGAAGGGCCGTGTCAGCGAACTGGGAGCCGTCGATGTTATGACCGGCATCTATACCGGCCGCTCCCCCAAGGATAAATTCATCGTCATGGACGAGAACTCCAAGGACACCGTGTGGTGGACTTCCGAGGGCTACAAGAACGACAACAAGCCCGCCTCCAAGGAAGCCTGGGATGCCTGCAAGAAGCTGGCCATCAACGAGCTGTCCAACAAGCGTCTGTTCGTGGTGGATGCCTTCTGCGGCGCCAACAAGGACACCCGCATGGCCATCCGCTTCATCATGGAAGTGGCCTGGCAGGCACACTTCGTGACCAACATGTTCATCAAGCCCACCGCCGAGGAGCTGGAGAACTTCGAGCCTGACTTCGTGGTCTACAACGCTTCCAAGGCCAAGGTGGAGAACTACAAGGAACTGGGCCTCAACTCCGAGACCGCCGTTGTCTTCAACATCACCAGCCGTGAGCAGGTCATCCTGAACACCTGGTACGGCGGCGAGATGAAGAAGGGCATGTTCTCCATGATGAACTACTTCCTGCCGCTGAAGGGCATTGCCTCCATGCACTGCTCCGCCAACACCGACCTGAACGGCGAGAACACCGCCATCTTCTTCGGCCTGTCCGGCACCGGCAAGACCACCCTGTCCACCGACCCGAAGCGTCTGCTCATCGGCGATGACGAGCACGGCTGGGACGACAACGGCGTCTTCAACTTCGAGGGCGGCTGCTACGCCAAGGTCATCAACCTGGACAAGGAGTCCGAGCCCGACATCTACAACGCCATCAAGCGCAACGCCCTGCTGGAGAACGTCACCCTGGACGAGAACGGCAAGATCGACTTCGACGACAAGAGCGTCACCGAGAACACCCGTGTGTCCTACCCCATCGACCACATCGAGAAGATCGTCCGTCCCGTCTCTGCGGCTCCCGCGGCCAAGAACGTCATCTTCCTGTCCGCCGATGCCTTCGGCGTTCTGCCCCCGGTCTCCATCCTGACCCCCGAGCAGACCGAGTACTACTTCCTGTCCGGCTTCACCGCCAAGCTGGCCGGCACCGAGCGCGGCATCACCGAGCCCACCCCCACCTTCTCCGCCTGCTTCGGCCAGGCCTTCCTGGAACTGCATCCCACCAAGTATGCTGAGGAACTGGTCAAGAAGATGAAGAAGTCCGGCGCCAAGGCCTACCTGGTCAACACCGGCTGGAACGGCACCGGCAAGCGCATCTCCATCAAGGATACCCGCGGCATCATCGACGCCATCCTGGATGGCTCCATCAAGACCGCGCCCACCAAGACCATCCCCTACTTCAACTTCGAAGTGCCCACCGAGCTGCCCGGCGTCGATCCGAAGATCCTCGATCCTCGCGACACCTACGCCGAAGCTTCCCAGTGGGAGGAGAAGGCCAAGGATCTGGCTTCCCGCTTCCAGAAGAACTTCGTCAAGTACGAGAGCAACGAAGCCGGCAAGGCTCTGGTTGCCGCCGGTCCCCAGCTGTAA